A stretch of DNA from Juglans microcarpa x Juglans regia isolate MS1-56 chromosome 5D, Jm3101_v1.0, whole genome shotgun sequence:
ttggtttaatcagttaaagaaaaaaattcagacGAGAAATCACGCCGAGAAAAGCGAAAAGAAGCACGATTTGGAAAGAAAGCGCAAAAGCATCAAGCTTGGCTCCAACATCaggtaaaataaattttatgtttttattttttcttttggactCTGGAAAAAACTTTTTGGTTATTCTTTTGTATAATGTGAATTTCATGCCAACAGGAATATCGAAATCTTCGGAAAAAACCTGGGAATTCAAACTCAAAAAAGGTGAGCAAATTGAATAATTTGTTAGAACAAAATGTACAGaagaaagaaattttacaaTCAAAGGGTAAGCCTGAGAGACATCAGAACTCAGAGACTTCTAACAAGCCTCTGTCTGTGGGACTTAATGGTTCTAGATCATCAAAGGTGGTGGAAAGAAAGAAGGGTTCTaaaggaaatttgaaaaagacaaAGTTTGAAGAGTATCTTGAGATGGGGATGCAGAGTACTGCTGCATCTGCAGAGGAGGATTTGGAACTGGAAAGGAAACTTGCAAAGAAACTAAAGGTGAAGAGTGGAAAATTGAGAGGAGAGGATGATGATGTCAATTTGTTATTGGAAGGGTTCCCATCTATCATTGATTCTTTAGGGGAAGAACTCCCAATTGCTGAGGAATTTCCTGAAAAGAGCTCTAAAAGTAAGAAACTTAGGAAGAAAAAGTTGTTGGAAGAAGGGCCAGAAAGTGACATTTTAGGTGACCCTCGTGTTAGATcttctaaatccattgaaacaTGTGATGCATTAATGTCGGAAGATGTTCCTGCTGATGCACCTTTGAGGAAGAAGCATCGGAAAAGAAAGTTGTTAGAGCAAGGAAAAAATGGTGATGTGGTGGGTGATACAAATGTTAGTGCATCCAAGCCAGTTGTGTCTTGTGCTGCAGAAGGGGTGTTGGAAGAAGTTCCTGGCAAGGCACCTGCGGGTAAGGGAGATGGAAAATATGTTGCTCCTCATTCAAGAGCTTGTTCACAAAAGGAATCAGAGCAGTATCCCCAAATACGCAGACATATACGAGGTGTGAAATTTGTGCTTTTAAGTATAACAAGGCCTTCTGTGCCCTGCCCTTTATGCTGAACTGCTACTTGCTTTCTAAGTTTCAAATCCTTAACTTGCCACAGGTCTTCTGAATAGATTGTCTGAATCTAACGTGGAATCAATTACGGGGGAGATCTCTAGAATCCTTCTTGTATGTGACTTtcatatatcttttatttatttatttatttatttattttttataagttatgtgactttcatatatattaatgcttCTATAGATTCTTTTGAGATGGTCATATGCTGTATATTCCTGGAATCTGGATATTCCCAGCCCACAGATACCACCCCAGCACCTTTTAGTGTGGGATGTATCTGACACAGTTGGTAATGGTTGGGGGGTGGAATTAGGTTCTAGTTTCACCAACAAAAATGATAAGATACATATCTGACTAAAACAGATTTAGATtttatacattttcttttttacccaGGAGACCTGTCCTGGTGCAACAGTGTCCTTGGGAGTCGAGTCTTCATTTTCTCAAATGTTTTAGTTCTCACCTGTTTCTATCATAGTTTTGTCGAGGAGAATATTATGAAGTTGCTGGTCCAGAAttgtcttttacattttttattcaatCCATCTGCAGTCTATTGCTCGTGGTACTGCTTCCCAGATAATCAGTGAGGAGGTTTTGGCATCTTGTTCTGGCGGTCCTCGTGGCAATGAACAGTTAAGTGTGTATTGGTTTATTTCATCTCAAGTCTCTTTTCCCTTCCTCTTATAAAAGCCTATGGTCCAATACAATATGACAATTACTGCGTACAAATCTCTTTATGGAGGttattcatttcttctactTCATTTCTGTTTCTTAGCTGTGGCTTCCTCAGCCTACTTCCTCCACATGAAAATTTAACActtctttttctattattttttaaacgtCCTGTTTTGGGAACAAATCCATTGAACAGCATTGTGAAGGCTCTGCTTTGTGTGCAAATGTGCCCCTTATTAATTTATCTGTACGAAGCAAGAAAGAGGGGGCccaaagagggggggggggggggggggtggcaCTTAGTGTTTCAATTCAATATCATCTCATGTTCCGTCATTCTGAGTATTGGAGAAAGATCATTTTGGTTTTGGttgaatttgataaaaatttcAAGATATTCTGCAGAATTAATGAAGTATAACTTATAAAGAGAAAAGTCCTTATGACTGAAAAATGGAAGCTCTAAGAATGTCGAGTCCATTTCCTATGGTGAACAATTTAATTTTGGAAAAGATGTCGCTCTTGTATAAGTCCCTTGTGCTTGGCTTtgcctattttaataaaattcttatttactgataaaaaaaaaaaaaaaattggaaaagatgaaaaggttccattggtgaaaatatttcatgtttgaTAAACTTTCAAGATATCTTGTGTGATTAATGAAGTTTAACTCATCAAAACAAACGAAAAATATATCCTTTTGAATGAAGCATAAGAGCTCTAAGAACATGAGTCCAATTTAGGTGGTgaacaatttaattttgaaaactgCATTTTATATGTAGTGAATATGTTATCTATCTAAAGAAATCCTCGAATATATTTTTcgtacaatttatttatttactgttattTGTTTGTTATAGATCTTTCGTATCTATGAAAGAGTCCCCAAACACCTCTTTTGTCTTTTGCAAATAGAACTTCGAGAGTTGAATTGTTTTCGTTAGATTTGGCAGTaatgttgaaaagaaaaatcaaaacttttctGTTCCTTACTCTATAGATGGCTTTGCTTCTAAATTTTATTTcggaaattttaattaattaatgttggcTCATTATTCCATTTATATACTTTGTCAGCTTTGTTCATCCAAGGACCAAAATTCCATATACAAGGGAGTTTTGATGgataatgattattttcttatcaaaagttgttttttttcttttctttttggggtCCGTGGATTATGTGAATccataacttataaaaaaaaaaattgtgaatccATAAAACTTGTTGAATGTCACAAGATGGagctttttttatttgaacattAGTTTATTccataagtatattatatatatatatatataaactggaCCCTATATTATTTTCCcccttcttttattattattattattatttaattttcttagtAACTCCCTATCTGCTCTGCTCTTTGTGTAGGTATGCTGCTGTTTTTGGTGCTTTTGTTGCAGGGATGGCATGTTTGGTTGGAATTGACTTCAGTGCAAAGCTTATGGCTTCTCTTGCTCTATGTTTTGAGGTGTGATCACACCGTATTGCTAGTTGTTAGCTACAAAATTCTTTGactacttacaaaaaaaattagaaaattgtactgagaaaaattatgtttttttaccCAGGATGAATACCACAAAGAAGACACTCTTTCTTTGCGAAATCTCTCTCTTCTGCTATCCTATTTGTACATATTTGGAGTTTGCTCAAGGTAAATAATAACTTCTGTTAACCTGGACTCTTACTCTGTAAAATTATCACGGCAAGAggtaaaaaaaatcaaggacTTCAAAAGCATATGTCATGACACATTGATTTAGGTTGCTGGATGACAATATCTTTTGGCATGGTCAAATTTCTGCTCATCAAGCTCTAGTACATGTGAAGATACATGCTTCAATTTGAAGGCAGAGTTAATCCTGTGATGAACACATGCACAGATGTGATGTACATACTGTAAACATCAGTCCCTTTACATTCATTAAATTACTAATTTGTTGTAAGGAATGAGGCTATGTATTCTATGACAGCTCTGAAATTGCTTCAACTcccttcaaaagaaaagagtgtATTGGGAGATTGTGTTTTTGTTGAAATGAAAGCAGTTTTCTTTATGATATTATGGCATGATTTGTCCATGTTTTGGGCATATGCATTAGGAGTGTGATACGCCATATGagaaggataagggtaggtggtgtatggtatcctacattgcttggaaatgagaagttcttgctctttataatatttcaatggggctccaattgtatcattgactagtccttttggagtataggccatatggtttgggccttccattggggcgttacaaggAACAACATGAGTGATTGAATCCCTAACTTGAGCTATCTAAATTGTAGTAGTTGCTTGATGAGTGATGTGTCCTTGTGCAGAAGTTTCACTCTGTTTCAGTTAGTGTGCCATAAATTTTTGTACAGTATGTAACAATCCTTTCTAATAGCTTTATTTCTGATGATTCGTCACAGTGAGTTGATATATGACTTTTTGATAATGTTGAGCAAGCGATTAACAGAGATAGATGTCTCAACCATCTTGACAACTTTGCAATGTAAGCCTCTTTAAACTTTTGATATTCGGTCTTTGCATATGTGGATTTTTTGGCTTTTATACCTTGTTATCAGAATTCTATCAACTTTAAGCTTCAAGGGGGGTCCATTTTTAGTAAGTCTTGCATATCAAGCGCTTTATTTAGTGTTTTTGTGCTTAAAATCAGCATCATGTATATTTCCAAACTAGTTATTGCTTGCAAATGGGATCCATTTTTTGGCAAGTGCTTGCATGtcacacattttatatatatcgtTTTTGTGCTTAAAATACATAATGATATATATCCAATAACCAGGTATTTTTGTTTGCATGCTATAGTGTTTGCATTCTATATTTTATGATAGCATGAAATTATTGTTCTATCTTTTGTAATTGCGTGATGGCATCAGCAACACGTTTGATTTGAACTACTATTAACTGCGTGGATGTCATCAGCAACTCGTCTGATTTGAACTACTATTAACTGCACAGGCTGTGGAATGAAAATAAGGAGTGATGATCCTTCtgcaatgaaaaattttattctcagtATTCAGAATAGGGTGAATGACTTGAAAGCTTCTTCTGGAGATggccaacaaaatataaatagcaAGAGAGTAAGTTTATTAAACGTTTTGACATTATTATGaatttttcaccttttttttctgtttcatAATTGCAAAGATTGTAATTGGTGATGCTTGCAGATGGAATTCATGCTTGAAACCATATGTGACATCAAGAACAACAAGAAAAGGCCTAAAGAGGATCCCGCTCATCACACCCGGATAAAGAAATGGCTACAAAAGGTCTTTCTAGTTAATAGTTTCAATCTTTTAACATTTAGTTCagcatatttttttagaatgttTTATTACactttgttatttttgtaatgggACTTGGGAGGATAGGCTTTGGTTTGAGGAGGCTTGACTTTTAAGGGGCTACCACTGGTGTTGCGGTGGGAGATTGTCTCTAAAGCGCAATAAGGGGTGCATCCTatttattactcattttaaGACATTGTTTTGAAGAGAAGCGCCCAAGTAATATACATTGTAGTTTCAATACAACAGTGAACATGTTTTGGTTCATACATTGACTAGAATAGCTTGGTATCGAAACCTTATGAATGATTATGAACTTCATTGTGCACATAATTTGGAAAACAAATGTGTTGGGATCTACCAAAGAAATTGTGGTGGATTCTCCTTTTGATTCATGGAATGCTATATGGTAAGATGGGAGTTTGTATGCGTTGGGtattttgaaatgttttgttttttgtttttcctctacTTAAATACGCATCTTATCATCAAATTTCTTTGTGCTAATAGTGTCATTCTGTCTCAGTTTAGCTaggaattttaatttataattctctctcttttttttgtttcttggtacttttcttcttttttttgcttctgattaatatttaacattgaCCAATTTGTCATTACATTAGTCATAGCTGCCATGTTTTACTTGgtacataaaaaatgtttttgccTCTTCGCCATGATCATTGTCTCTCCTTAAAATCCATGAGGTTGCTCTCTCTTTGAAACTTCGGTTTTGCACGCCAATGTAAATTGTGAGTTATATGGTCTCATCTTGAGGTTTACCTTTTCCTGACACAAAAAAACTTATCTCCATacacccaatttttttttttttggcactgGGTGTTCAAGAACAGCGTTCTGACTAATCTCCGGGGTGCACAGGGCACCCAAAACTTTTCAATGAAAAGTGACAATTTTTCTTTACGGTGACGTTTTGTTCTCGGACACcaggtgccaataaaaaaaaaaaagttgtaaaaattagttGTAAATGGGTTGTTAGTGTATCGTTACTCAACCCTGAGGGGttagctcaagtggtaagagccttggtcttggtgatATGCTTCCTCCAGGTCTAAGATTTGAACTCTTGGgttcaaacaatttctaggggccatcgaaTAGAATTCTAATtgcccgaggtgcacttgcagtaAACTCCTCATCAAGAGCCTGTGCACccttgggattagtcgggactttgtacCTGGATGCCCAGTaccaaaaaaaaagtgtatCATAGCTCTAGGCGTGAAAGTATGACTAGGAATAAGGATAGCTCATGGAAACTCAAGataatctaaatttattttaacattttgctTTCCGAAATAATGAGTGTCTGATTTGATTTAGGAAGACAATTCAATTTTCCATTATCTTTTTGTATGACATTGAGTCCTTGGTTATTCTTTATTTTCAGTTAAGGGTAGAAGATGTTTTGATTAGAGGGCTCAAATGGAGCAAGCTTGTCGATCCTGAGAAGAAGGGCCAATGGTGGTTGTCTGGTGACATGGCTTCCACAGTGGACAATGTTAAAGAAGTTGCCAGCAATATAGACAAAGAGGTTCTTGAAGCCCAAAAAATGCTGCAGCTTGCTGCTGCACAGAGGATGAATACAGATGCCAGACGGGCAATCTTTTGTATAGTAATGAGTGGGGAGGACTACATTGATACATTTGAGAAGCTTCTAAGGTTGGATTTACATGGAAAGCAGGTGGGTGCCTTGTGGTCTCCTTATTTTGGCAACTGTATTTAATTTTCTGATTGTTAATTTTCACTTATATTCACAGGACAGAGAGATCATGCGTGTTCTTGTAGAATGCTGTTTACAGGAGAAAGTATTTAATAAGTATTACACTGTTCTCGCTTCCAAGTTGTGTGAGCATGACAAAAACCACAAGTTCACTTTACAGgtgttctctctctcctttttttattttttatttattttggtgacTTTAGAATGAAATTTTCGGTAAAGCATGGCcagaaattttgttttttaaattcagACACATGGTTTGTTATGTAaattcacatgttccatacctTAGGTATGCTTTCTTTctgattttttgataattaattgaaaattattatatcagCGGATTTTGACAATTACATAATCTTGTGAAAATATCGGG
This window harbors:
- the LOC121264856 gene encoding nucleolar MIF4G domain-containing protein 1 isoform X1; this translates as MVKEKNSDEKSRREKRKEARFGKKAQKHQAWLQHQEYRNLRKKPGNSNSKKVSKLNNLLEQNVQKKEILQSKGKPERHQNSETSNKPLSVGLNGSRSSKVVERKKGSKGNLKKTKFEEYLEMGMQSTAASAEEDLELERKLAKKLKVKSGKLRGEDDDVNLLLEGFPSIIDSLGEELPIAEEFPEKSSKSKKLRKKKLLEEGPESDILGDPRVRSSKSIETCDALMSEDVPADAPLRKKHRKRKLLEQGKNGDVVGDTNVSASKPVVSCAAEGVLEEVPGKAPAGKGDGKYVAPHSRACSQKESEQYPQIRRHIRGLLNRLSESNVESITGEISRILLSIARGTASQIISEEVLASCSGGPRGNEQYAAVFGAFVAGMACLVGIDFSAKLMASLALCFEDEYHKEDTLSLRNLSLLLSYLYIFGVCSSELIYDFLIMLSKRLTEIDVSTILTTLQCCGMKIRSDDPSAMKNFILSIQNRVNDLKASSGDGQQNINSKRMEFMLETICDIKNNKKRPKEDPAHHTRIKKWLQKLRVEDVLIRGLKWSKLVDPEKKGQWWLSGDMASTVDNVKEVASNIDKEVLEAQKMLQLAAAQRMNTDARRAIFCIVMSGEDYIDTFEKLLRLDLHGKQDREIMRVLVECCLQEKVFNKYYTVLASKLCEHDKNHKFTLQFCLWDHFKELESMQHTRSLHLAKFAAEMLASFTLSLAVLKSVELGDIRQLTPRRIMHFRMLFEALFEYPDKLIWNIFTRVAVTPDLESLRHGIEFFIKEYVVKSNKAMTEKFRVVKRALNNAEGILM
- the LOC121264856 gene encoding nucleolar MIF4G domain-containing protein 1 isoform X2 gives rise to the protein MVKEKNSDEKSRREKRKEARFGKKAQKHQAWLQHQEYRNLRKKPGNSNSKKVSKLNNLLEQNVQKKEILQSKGKPERHQNSETSNKPLSVGLNGSRSSKVVERKKGSKGNLKKTKFEEYLEMGMQSTAASAEEDLELERKLAKKLKVKSGKLRGEDDDVNLLLEGFPSIIDSLGEELPIAEEFPEKSSKSKKLRKKKLLEEGPESDILGDPRVRSSKSIETCDALMSEDVPADAPLRKKHRKRKLLEQGKNGDVVGDTNVSASKPVVSCAAEGVLEEVPGKAPAGKGDGKYVAPHSRACSQKESEQYPQIRRHIRGLLNRLSESNVESITGEISRILLSIARGTASQIISEEVLASCSGGPRGNEQYAAVFGAFVAGMACLVGIDFSAKLMASLALCFEDEYHKEDTLSLRNLSLLLSYLYIFGVCSSELIYDFLIMLSKRLTEIDVSTILTTLQCCGMKIRSDDPSAMKNFILSIQNRVNDLKASSGDGQQNINSKRLRVEDVLIRGLKWSKLVDPEKKGQWWLSGDMASTVDNVKEVASNIDKEVLEAQKMLQLAAAQRMNTDARRAIFCIVMSGEDYIDTFEKLLRLDLHGKQDREIMRVLVECCLQEKVFNKYYTVLASKLCEHDKNHKFTLQFCLWDHFKELESMQHTRSLHLAKFAAEMLASFTLSLAVLKSVELGDIRQLTPRRIMHFRMLFEALFEYPDKLIWNIFTRVAVTPDLESLRHGIEFFIKEYVVKSNKAMTEKFRVVKRALNNAEGILM